TTCCAAAACCTGCATAGTATTCGAAAATATCTGCAGATGCATTAACATGAGCTTTAGCCTGCCTCAAAGGCATTCCTATTTCGTCCATTAATAGTTCAACGAATGTTTGACTCTCTTCTCTAATTTTTTCAGCTATTTTAAAGAGTATTCTGTCTCTTTGCTTATAATCTGTGACCCAATTATATTTATCATTATCAAACACTTCCCTAGCGACATCAACAGCGTTCTTTAAATCATCTATTGAAGCTAAATGAGTCTTAGTTACTATTCTTTCAGTATCGTAAGGACATTCCCTATAATAGTACTGATCTGACTTAATCTCCTCTCCATTTATAATTGACTTAGCCTCTATCATGAAAGTTATTATTTTTAGGTTGATATTTAAGTGTTGCTTACAGAAACTTACAGCTCGATTTTAAAATATATGCAAATAGAGTACGTGGAGACTTATATTTTTTACAAGAGTTTTTAAAGGTTAGTTAATAATTTATCAAAAATAAGCTTATAAATTAGAAATATATTTCTATATAGAGATAGACATGTATGTACAACCCTTAAATCCGACTGGAAATGTGGGTTTGACTATTTTAGCTTCTTTAACACCTATAATAGTGCTGTTGATACTATTAGCTGGTCTAAAGTTAAGTGCTTGGTTAGCATCACTTATAGGTTCCATAGTGACAATTTTAGTTGCATGGTTAGTATGGAAAGCACCAATAGCTCAACTATCATATGCATGGCTCATAGGTGCGTTAGTTGGAACTTGGGCAATATCATGGATAGTATTCTGGGGATTAACTATCTATAACACTTTAGTTTTAACTGGTAAATTTAATGCATTTAGGGATTGGATAGTTAGGAATTCTACCAATGACGCTCGTGTTCAAGCTATTCTCTTAGCGTGGTCTTTCGGAGCATTGTTAGAAGGGCTAGTAGGTTTCGGATATCCATGGGCATTTGTAGCGCCTTTATTAATATATTTGGGATTTGATGATTTAAAGGCGTTACAAGTTTCAGCATTGGCTAACAACGCTCCAGTCTCTTTCGGTGCATTAGGAACACCAATAGTCATATTGGCAGCAACTACTGGTTTACCCTTATTATTTGTGTCATCATCAGTTGCTAAAGTAGTAGCAGTTCTAGCTCTATTACCGCCTTGGATATTACTATATTTAGTAGATAGATGGAAGGGAATAAAAGAAGCTTGGCCAATAGCTATAATTGGCTCACTATCTTATATTCTAGGTCAATTTCCAGTAGCAAGCTTCGTGGGACCTTATTTGCCGGATATTACTGGATCTTTAGTGTCATTTGCAATACTACTTCTGTTTTTAAGAATCTGGAGACCTAAGAACGTATTAGTTCTGAAAAATATGCAATTTAATGGAGGAGAAAATAAGAAATATTCCAGTAAGGATGTTGTTCAAGCTTGGTCAGCTTTCATAATATTGATAATTGTGGTGACTTTATGGACTGGACCATGGTCTCCCCTAACTAAAGTAACGTTAGCTACATTAGCTCAACCTGCGTATTCATCTCTTCTTCATAAGAATGTATCAGTAAGTTTTGGTTTTAACCCATTTGTCGCGGGTACCTCTATTTTAGTTTCTTGGGTGATAATTTCTTTAGTTTTACGAATTTCACCAAAAATTATGGGTCAAGCAGTAAAGAGATCTTTTCAGCAATATTGGGGTGGTATATTAACTGGAGTTTTCGTAGTGGGACTAGCTTACGTATTTAACTTCAGCGGGATGGCTTATTCCTTGGCGTGGAAGGCAAGTGATTTAAGTTTAGCATTCATAGTAGTCTCTCCACTCTTTGGATGGATAGGTTGTGCATTATCCGGAAGTAATACGTCAAGTAACGCTCTTTTTGGAGTCTTTCAAGCTACTACTGCACGTTTAGCAGGATTACCAATAGGTCTAACGCCAGCCCTAAATTCAGTAGGTGCCGAATTAGCTAAACCGGTAGCTCCACAGACTGCCAGTGCTGGTGTATCCACGACTAAGTACGTTAGAAAGGAAGGAATAGTAATAAGGAAGAACTTACCTTGGGCAATAGGGGTACTAGTTTATTTGATAATTATCGGCGTACTATATGCCTTCTTAGCTCCATCTTTGTTTATACACTCATAGCTAAATATCATTTTTTCCTATTTCAATATTTTCTTCAAATTAACCCTTAATTTCAATAGCTCAGCTAGGCTTTTCTAAGTGCGGATTATGCGTAAATTTAGATTAGAAATATGTGGATAATAACTTCTTTTTCCTATTGTACTTAATTTCGTTTAATGAATCAACAGAGCTCATTTAAAACTAACATAAGATCATTACTTTATTTTGTATGCTATTTGCAGTTGTATTAGCAGTTTTCTAATCTATATTCTGGAATATAATGTTAATATCTATAACAAAGCATTATATTCTCAACATTCTCATTTGCATAAATTTTAACATGGCACGAAATCTATTGTCATATTTATCATATATTAGGGTTTATTTTAGAAATAAAAATTAAAAACATATCTTACGTATAGAATGAATGATGAGCAATAAGTGGTTTGAAAAAGGATGGTTTAGATGGATGTTAGTAGTAGCAGCTACCATCTCAATGGCTTTAGTTAGTGTATATGAGTATTCTTGGACTCTGTACACTGTACCCTTAGGTAAGGTATTCCATGTTGCTCCAGGCTCTCCAGCATTGGGACTTACGTATACTATTTACATTATCGTTCAAGCGTTATCGATGTTTGTAGCTGGTAGAATTGCAGATAGATATGGTCCCAGATTGATTTCCATACTAGGCGGGATAATAACGGGAGTTGGATACATAAGCTCTGCCTTTGCTACCTCTTTGCCAATGCTCTATCTCACTTATGGTTTCGGTAGTATAGGAGTTGGCATAATTTACGCTACTGCAATAAGTACTGCCGTTAAATGGTTTCCAGATAAGAGAGGGCTAGCTACTGGGATTATAGAAATAGGTTTTGGCGGAGGATCATTTGCACTATCTCCTTTAATACAATATATCATATCTTTGATAAGTTATAATGCAGCCTTCATGTACATGGGTATTGCCCAATTAGTTATTATAACTGTCCTAGCGTATCTATTTGCTTATCCTCCACCACAATGGCTACCTAAGGGTTGGAATCCAGAGGAGTATGAGAGAAAGAGAAAGATGATAAAAAGGAGTAAAGGTGATTTTACTTTCTCGCAAATGGTAAAAACTTGGCAATGGTGGGTAATATATATCTCATTTTTCCTAATAGCTGGTTCTGGTTTATCAGTAGTAGGCCATTTAATACCTTACGGTAGATCTTTAGGTTTCTCAATTGCGGCTGTAATAGCAGTTTTCCTATTTCCCTTTGCAAATGGATTAGGTAGATTCGTAATGGGAACTATCTCAGATTATCTAGGAAGACCATACACAATGACCTTATCCTTTGGAATAAGTGGAATCTCGATGCTTTCGCTTGCATTTATACCAAAGATAGCTCCACTATTCTTAGCACTAATCTTCATAACGGCATTTACATGGGGCCCACTATTTTCCCTATTTCCGCCACTAATTGGTGATTATTATGGGCCAAAACACTCTGGAGCTAATTATGGGCTAACATACACGGCTAAGGCGTTAGCAGGTATATTTGCAGGATATGGTGCATCAGTATTGTTCACAGTATATGGGATAAAGGAGACTCTGGTTATAACGGGCTTAATGGCTGTAGTGTCAGCAATATTAGCCTTAACCTTAAGACCTCCTAAAATACCTAGTGCACAAATGGCTAGTGTTGAGAAAGAGAAAGGTAGTATAGAATCAAAAACCAAATGATCTATTTTTCTTTTACTTTATTTTCTTTTTCCTTCCTTTTTTATTGCTGTAATATAATATTTTTTTAATTTATAAAAAATTTCTTAATGGTTAAGGTAAACCTCGTATGCTAAAAGTTGCAAGAATTGTATATGCTTCCATAAACATTTTAATATATTGCAAATCCTATTATGTACAAATTAACATAATTACAAATCAATCTATATATAATCGATTACTAAATATTCATATATGGAAGTAAAAGACGAAGTGAAGTACGTAGAGATCGTGTATAGGGGAATATTCCAGAAGAGATTGGCTAAGTATATTGCAGAAGGTATTGTTTACACTGCTAGGGAAATGGGGAAACCAGCCCTATCGTTTGGAAGATATGGCGATTCTCCAGAAAGAAATGGAGTTCCAGCAAAATATTATGTTGGAATAGGAAATGGAGTTAATGAAGAAGACTTAATTGGTTACTCTACTAGAGTGGAACCAGACTTAGTTGATACAATAATAGTACTTGACGATACGCTACTAAAAGGTGTTGAATCTTGGGCATGGCAAGGTGTACAGCCAATTAATCTGAAATTAAAAAGCAACGGCACAATGATAGTTACCTCTACTAAGAAAATTAACGAGTTACTGAAAATGGTTCCTAAAAAGGATTTTAACTGGATCTTCGGAGTAATAAACACTCCGCCATCATTTTCTGGTTTATGGGCGTTCAAAGACGATCTCACGATGGAAAAAGTTTGGGGAGCATTAGCAAAGTTAAGACCAGACATAATAGATCTAGACCATTTGCTTAAATATGTAAGTAAAAAACAGAATGCAGATAAGAGAATATCTGCAGTAAAAGAAGCTTACTCTTCTGTAGATTATAGAACAGTGATGAAGGGTGAAGGGATCGACTTCGTATACAATCCACCTAGGTTACTAACATGGCAGGAAATGTTAGAAGGTACTGTCATTCCAGCAGTACCAAGGGGAAAAAGAAACGAGCAATTTAAGAGAGGTACTACGAAATTTGAAAGGCCAACAGTAGACTTCGACACTTGTATAAAATGTAAATTATGTTGGGTATACTGTCCAGATGAATGTTTTGATGAGACACCAGATGGATATTACGATATAGCATATGATTATTGTGTGGGATGTGGAATCTGTGCAGAAGTTTGCCCAGTAAAGGATTGTATAGTTATGGTTGATGAATCAATGTTTACCGATTATAGAAGACCTTATGAAATGTGGAAAGAGGATAAGGTAAAGTATAAGGAATGGCTAAAGAGCGTAAGACAAGCTAGAAAGGAGAGAGTATACGTTCCGGGGTTGGGAAGATGACAGAGGTTAAGAAGATAGTGGAAAGAGAAGTCTTAATGAACGGAACACAAGCGGTAGCTCATGCGGCTATGTATGCTGATGTAGATGTGGTAGCAGCGTATCCTATTAGGCCATATACTGAAGTTATGGATACTATCTCTAAATTAATAGCAGATGGAGAACTTGACGCTGAATTCATAGTAGCTGAAGGTGAACATGGTCAATTTGAAACTGTAAAGCACGCATCATTAGTGGGTGCTAGAACATTAGTCGGAAGTAGTGGAGTCGGATGGCTTTACGCTATGGAAGCAATAGTAGTTACTGCCACAGATCGTGCTCCAGTTGTGGCAATAATAGGAAACAGAGCTCTAGATGATCCTGGAGCATATGGTGTTGAGCATAACGATGCGTTAATGGTTAGGGATGTAGGTTGGTTACTAGCATGGGTTGATACTGCACAAGAGGCTTTCGATACTACATTGATAGCTTATAAAGTAGCTGAAGATCAAAGAGTATTATTACCAGTTGGAATTTCAATGGACGGTGGATTCTTAACACATTCCGAGCAGATAGTGAGATTGCCTCCTAGGGAATTGGTTAAGGACTTCCTACCACCTTATAATAGGGGTAAATATCTAGTCCATCCAGATAATCCAATAACAGTTGCTCCTCAAGTTAATGAGGATTGGGTTATGGAAATAAGAAGACAGCATGAAGAGGCTATGGAAAGGGCTAGAGGAGTTATAAGCGAAGCATACGAAAGCTTTAAGAAGGTATTTGGAAGGTATCCTGGATCTACTGCTGAAATTCAAATGCCTGAAAATCCATTTGTGGAACCCTATATGATTGATGACGCAGAGGTAGTAATAATAGGCATGGGAACTGTTTCTAAGCCAATTAAAGTTGCGATAAAGAATATGAGAAGGCAAGGATATAAGGTGGGAATGTTAAGGTTAAGGTGGTTTAGGCCATTTCCCACACAAGACGTGATTAAGTACTTAAGTAATAGTAAGGTGGTTTGCGTAATCGACAGAGATTATTCCATGGGTTCTCCAAACAGAGGAGGAGTAATATATCATGAAATACGATCTGCGTTATATGATTTAGATCAAAGGCCTAAGGTAATGAACTTCATAGGAGGACTAGGTGGGAGAGAGATAACGATTCAAGATGTGGAAAAGATAATTAAAATAGGTTATGAACATAGGGATACTCCCATAACTAAACCCGTTTATTGGGTTGGGGTCAGAGGAGACCCCTGGTAAAATTGAGGTGATCCCGTATGGTTGAAAAGGAAATAGAAGAAAAGGTATATAAATCGATAATTAAGACAATAAAAGATGTTCCATTAGAGGAGTTCTATACTTCTGGTCATAGGACATGCCAAGGATGTGAGTCGGCATTAGTGATGAGATTTTTAGCTAAGGCTGCAGGACCTAGAACTATAGTAATAGGAGCAACAGGATGTATGTACGTAGCTAACACCACATACTATACAACGTCATGGATAGTTCCATGGGTACACACTCAATTAGGAGGTTCTGGTGCTGCAGTACTAGGAACTGCGGCTGCGTTAAGAGCGCTAATGAGAAAGGGAAAAATAAAGCAAGAACCCATAAATGTGATAGCGTTTTGTGGAGACTTAGGGTGCGCAGATATGGGGTTGTCTGGAGTCTCTAATGCTATGACTTATGACTACAATTTGCTAATAATATTATACGATAATGAATCCTCTGCGAACACTGATATTCAAGAAACTAGTATGACTCCATATGGAGCTCAGACTTCATTTAGTAGACCGGGGAAGGAAAGAAGAATAATGAAAAGGAGATGGAAGAAAAACGTAGTTTCAATGATAATAGCTGGTCATAGAAATGTTAAATACGCGGCTACAATGACACCAGCTTATCCATTGGATTCAATGAATAAGATAAGGAAAGCACTATCAATAGGAGGTCCAACGTTTATCCACTCTCTAGATCCATGCCCTAAGGGATGGGATTACGACCCTAAGTTTTCACATGAATTGGGAGTGTTAGCTGTAGAAACTGGATTATGGCCATTATATGAATATATAAATGGGGAGATAGTGTATAATGAGCCTACAAAGAGTATTGTTGAAGGTAGAATGAAGAGAAAACCAGTTAAGGAATATCTTGAGAAGCAGGGTAGGTTCTCTCATTTCACTGAAGAGGATATAGAGTACGTTCAGAAAATGGTTGATGAGATGTATGAAGAGTGGGAAATACCCGGTGTGATGCCAATAAAATCAATTAATGTGAAAATAAGTGATTGATTGATAGAATAATGAGGAAAAAAGGTAAAACGTTTTTCTTCTTTTAGAGTAGCACGGAAGGATCTATTTTATATCTCTCAATTATTCTTGAGATTGAA
The nucleotide sequence above comes from Sulfolobus tengchongensis. Encoded proteins:
- a CDS encoding L-lactate MFS transporter, with translation MMSNKWFEKGWFRWMLVVAATISMALVSVYEYSWTLYTVPLGKVFHVAPGSPALGLTYTIYIIVQALSMFVAGRIADRYGPRLISILGGIITGVGYISSAFATSLPMLYLTYGFGSIGVGIIYATAISTAVKWFPDKRGLATGIIEIGFGGGSFALSPLIQYIISLISYNAAFMYMGIAQLVIITVLAYLFAYPPPQWLPKGWNPEEYERKRKMIKRSKGDFTFSQMVKTWQWWVIYISFFLIAGSGLSVVGHLIPYGRSLGFSIAAVIAVFLFPFANGLGRFVMGTISDYLGRPYTMTLSFGISGISMLSLAFIPKIAPLFLALIFITAFTWGPLFSLFPPLIGDYYGPKHSGANYGLTYTAKALAGIFAGYGASVLFTVYGIKETLVITGLMAVVSAILALTLRPPKIPSAQMASVEKEKGSIESKTK
- a CDS encoding 4Fe-4S dicluster-binding protein, whose product is MEVKDEVKYVEIVYRGIFQKRLAKYIAEGIVYTAREMGKPALSFGRYGDSPERNGVPAKYYVGIGNGVNEEDLIGYSTRVEPDLVDTIIVLDDTLLKGVESWAWQGVQPINLKLKSNGTMIVTSTKKINELLKMVPKKDFNWIFGVINTPPSFSGLWAFKDDLTMEKVWGALAKLRPDIIDLDHLLKYVSKKQNADKRISAVKEAYSSVDYRTVMKGEGIDFVYNPPRLLTWQEMLEGTVIPAVPRGKRNEQFKRGTTKFERPTVDFDTCIKCKLCWVYCPDECFDETPDGYYDIAYDYCVGCGICAEVCPVKDCIVMVDESMFTDYRRPYEMWKEDKVKYKEWLKSVRQARKERVYVPGLGR
- a CDS encoding pyruvate ferredoxin oxidoreductase, whose translation is MTEVKKIVEREVLMNGTQAVAHAAMYADVDVVAAYPIRPYTEVMDTISKLIADGELDAEFIVAEGEHGQFETVKHASLVGARTLVGSSGVGWLYAMEAIVVTATDRAPVVAIIGNRALDDPGAYGVEHNDALMVRDVGWLLAWVDTAQEAFDTTLIAYKVAEDQRVLLPVGISMDGGFLTHSEQIVRLPPRELVKDFLPPYNRGKYLVHPDNPITVAPQVNEDWVMEIRRQHEEAMERARGVISEAYESFKKVFGRYPGSTAEIQMPENPFVEPYMIDDAEVVIIGMGTVSKPIKVAIKNMRRQGYKVGMLRLRWFRPFPTQDVIKYLSNSKVVCVIDRDYSMGSPNRGGVIYHEIRSALYDLDQRPKVMNFIGGLGGREITIQDVEKIIKIGYEHRDTPITKPVYWVGVRGDPW
- a CDS encoding thiamine pyrophosphate-dependent enzyme, with the translated sequence MVEKEIEEKVYKSIIKTIKDVPLEEFYTSGHRTCQGCESALVMRFLAKAAGPRTIVIGATGCMYVANTTYYTTSWIVPWVHTQLGGSGAAVLGTAAALRALMRKGKIKQEPINVIAFCGDLGCADMGLSGVSNAMTYDYNLLIILYDNESSANTDIQETSMTPYGAQTSFSRPGKERRIMKRRWKKNVVSMIIAGHRNVKYAATMTPAYPLDSMNKIRKALSIGGPTFIHSLDPCPKGWDYDPKFSHELGVLAVETGLWPLYEYINGEIVYNEPTKSIVEGRMKRKPVKEYLEKQGRFSHFTEEDIEYVQKMVDEMYEEWEIPGVMPIKSINVKISD
- a CDS encoding L-lactate permease, which gives rise to MYVQPLNPTGNVGLTILASLTPIIVLLILLAGLKLSAWLASLIGSIVTILVAWLVWKAPIAQLSYAWLIGALVGTWAISWIVFWGLTIYNTLVLTGKFNAFRDWIVRNSTNDARVQAILLAWSFGALLEGLVGFGYPWAFVAPLLIYLGFDDLKALQVSALANNAPVSFGALGTPIVILAATTGLPLLFVSSSVAKVVAVLALLPPWILLYLVDRWKGIKEAWPIAIIGSLSYILGQFPVASFVGPYLPDITGSLVSFAILLLFLRIWRPKNVLVLKNMQFNGGENKKYSSKDVVQAWSAFIILIIVVTLWTGPWSPLTKVTLATLAQPAYSSLLHKNVSVSFGFNPFVAGTSILVSWVIISLVLRISPKIMGQAVKRSFQQYWGGILTGVFVVGLAYVFNFSGMAYSLAWKASDLSLAFIVVSPLFGWIGCALSGSNTSSNALFGVFQATTARLAGLPIGLTPALNSVGAELAKPVAPQTASAGVSTTKYVRKEGIVIRKNLPWAIGVLVYLIIIGVLYAFLAPSLFIHS